Sequence from the Candidatus Paracaedimonas acanthamoebae genome:
CATAGCCATTAGGGCTTGCAACAACTTTAGCAGGGAGCAGCACATACTGAGGACGATCAACATCTTGTGCTTGGAAAACCTTAAGATTAGCCGTACGTTGCTTTTGTTGAGGTAAAAAGACTCTTTGAAGCATGCTTAAATCACTGGGAACAGAATCTAAAGTCGAAGCACTTTCCTGCGGAGAAGGCTTACTTTCTCCATGGTCCTCACCCCCATGGGCAAGCCCTTCAAAGGTAAAGAGCAAAAACGCAAAGACATAGATTCTCACTAAATTAAAATTTCTGCTCATTGCCTGCCTCCCTCAAATATTTATCATTAAAGTAAAGAACTTTAAATATTCTTAATATAATTTATTAAAATTTTAAATTCCTTAACCTCAAGGCATTCCAAATAACGGAAACAGAACTGAAGCTCATGGCGGCAGCAGCGACAATTGGATTTAGCAAAATTCCAAAGACAGGATAAAGGACGCCAGCGGCTATAGGAACGCCCAATATATTATAAATAAAGGCAAGAAAAAGATTTTGTTTGATATTTTTTACAATACTAACACTCAATTGCTGTGCTTGTACAATTCCTCTCAAATCACTTTTTACAAGGGTAATTCCTGCACTATGAATAGCAGCATCGGTCCCACTTCCCATAGCAATGCCGACTTCCGCTTGGGCAAGCGCAGGGGCATCATTAATCCCATCACCTGCCATAGCCACCTTTGCCCCTGATGCTTGTAGAGATCTAATAATTTCTAGCTTATCAGCTGGTAAAGCGCCTGCTTTTACGTTTTTAATTCCAAGCCTATCGGCAATAGTTTTTGCTGTGGTCTCATGATCACCTGTAACCATATAAATCTTTATGCCTAAATCTTTTAGATGATTAATTGCTTCCTTTGAGGATTCTTTGATAGGATCAGCGATACCGATTATGCCTTTTATTTCTCCATCAATGGCAATGAATATCACTGTTTGTGCTTCTTTTCTTAGTTTCTCAGTTTGGTTAATAAAGGGTGATGTATTCACATCATGTTCATCGAGAAAGCTTTTACTTCCAACCATGATTTCCTGGCCTTTTATACGTCCTCTTGCGCCTTTACCAGTAATTGTTTGGAAGTCTTCAACCTTTAATAAAGATAATTTCTTTTCTTGCGCTTTCATAACAATTGCTTGTGCTAAAGGATGCTCGCTCGCAATCTCTAAGCTTGCCCCATAGTGCAAGAGCTCATCTTCTGTGAAGGAATTATTTGGAAGAACTGTAATAACTTGGGGCTTGCCAAGGGTTAAAGTTCCTGTCTTGTCAACAATAAGGGTATCTACTTTTTCTAAAGCCTCTATGACTTCTGCATTTTTAATGAGGATTCCTCTTTGAGCGCCTAAGGCTGCCCCAACCATAATTGACATCGGTGTTGCAAGCCCTAAAGCACAGGGGCAAGCAATAATAAGAACTGCAACTGCGTTAATAATCGCATGGTTAAGCCGAGGTTCAGGACCGATCAGGTACCAAACAACAAGAGTAATGATCGCGGCTAAGATAACGAGCGGCACAAAATAAGAAGATATAGAGTCAGCAAGTTTCTGAATAGGAGCTTTCGTTCTTTGAGCCTCACTCACAAGCTGAACTATTTTGGCAAGTAGAGTTTCCCCTTCTTCTTTTTCAACCCTCATAAGGAACGACCCTGCTCCATTGAGAGTTCCTGCTATAACCTTTGAGCCCTTGATTTTTTCAATTGGAACAGGCTCCCCTGTGACCATGGATTCATCCACCAGGCTTGTTCCTTCAAGCACAATCCCATCAAGAGGTATTTTTTCGCCAGGACGTACTCTTAAGACATTTCCCATTCTTATATTGCTAATTTCAATATCGTGTTCATGACCATTCTCTTTCACAAGTCTTGCTATCTCAGGCATAAGACTTA
This genomic interval carries:
- a CDS encoding copper-translocating P-type ATPase; this translates as MHPEVISSKPGICPKCGMALEPKAISLNEEHNVELEDMQKRFWSSAILSAFVLLLSMGPMINDDIFNNLSSFFLRWSEFILSTPVVIWAGWPFFQRAAMSLKNKSLNMFTLLALGVGTAYIYSCVALFWPHLFPPTALHSGEAALYFESASLITALALLGQVLELKARERTNQALKSLLSLMPEIARLVKENGHEHDIEISNIRMGNVLRVRPGEKIPLDGIVLEGTSLVDESMVTGEPVPIEKIKGSKVIAGTLNGAGSFLMRVEKEEGETLLAKIVQLVSEAQRTKAPIQKLADSISSYFVPLVILAAIITLVVWYLIGPEPRLNHAIINAVAVLIIACPCALGLATPMSIMVGAALGAQRGILIKNAEVIEALEKVDTLIVDKTGTLTLGKPQVITVLPNNSFTEDELLHYGASLEIASEHPLAQAIVMKAQEKKLSLLKVEDFQTITGKGARGRIKGQEIMVGSKSFLDEHDVNTSPFINQTEKLRKEAQTVIFIAIDGEIKGIIGIADPIKESSKEAINHLKDLGIKIYMVTGDHETTAKTIADRLGIKNVKAGALPADKLEIIRSLQASGAKVAMAGDGINDAPALAQAEVGIAMGSGTDAAIHSAGITLVKSDLRGIVQAQQLSVSIVKNIKQNLFLAFIYNILGVPIAAGVLYPVFGILLNPIVAAAAMSFSSVSVIWNALRLRNLKF